The following proteins are encoded in a genomic region of Drosophila miranda strain MSH22 chromosome 4, D.miranda_PacBio2.1, whole genome shotgun sequence:
- the LOC108162029 gene encoding DNA-directed RNA polymerase II subunit RPB11, translated as MNAPPTFESFLLYEGEKKIIKELDTKVTNAAIFTINKEDHTLGNMIRNQLLKDPNVLFAGYKVPHPLEHKFVIRIQTTAEYSPQEAFMNAITDLLAELSLFEERFKDAIKEKKEGGD; from the exons ATGAATGCGCCACCAACATTCGAATCTTTCCTGCTGTACGAGGGCGAGAAGAA AATAATCAAAGAGCTGGACACAAAAGTTACGAATGCGGCTATTTTTACCATCAATAAGGAGGATCACACTCTGGGCAACATGATCCGCAA TCAGCTGCTGAAGGATCCCAATGTCTTGTTTGCCGGCTACAAGGTGCCCCATCCCCTGGAGCACAAGTTCGTCATACGCATCCAGACCACGGCCGAATATTCGCCGCAAGAGGCCTTCATGAATGCTATTACCGATCTGCTAGCCGAGCTCTCCCTTTTTGAAGAGCGTTTTAAA GACGCCATCAAGGAGAAGAAGGAGGGTGGCGATTAG
- the LOC108162024 gene encoding restin homolog isoform X1 yields MSDISPDTPAEGAAATPPAESPAAAAPVEPATESSDSELTVVASRIPAPSIRSNIPTPASFVTGAAPTSRLKAPSNFGSTTSISSVSKIGRPCCNHTTPKSGPPPRDTNSMSRESDDNLSSINSAYTDLYQETVKRFTRSSLSPTSDWERYAASPSPSLSRRSIKSETGSRTSYDHYLEATGRRRSSDHNSVVLTANTEQFIIGQKVWVGGLRSGQIAYIGETHFAPGEWAGIVLDEPNGKNDGYVAGKRYFQCEPKRGIFSRLTRLTVYPMSGALTPTSPLAKNSPERSRTVSPTASIRSSMMRSPGIGKNGMAVGDRVIVSSGFGSRPGILRYLGETSFAPGNWCGVELDEASGKNDGAVDGIRYFECKPKYGVFVPIAKVSLSPSSKKSRLSRAGSRESLTSIGTMNSIATTNTSRMRMNAQQRNSSTPVRPIGTTPKNQFSMQDLLREKQQHVEQLMMERELDREDSQNQALQLQKNINELKSRIIQLESELGDERKKSEDLQFSIDEAQSCSEEYNAQSQVYRKKIHDLESKITKLVSGTSSLQSLAPQAAPPTSDEAEESPLREEITQLQDKLSAQKQETEDRLAEQLEEEQRLRENLKYLQEQNVILQAELVAKDESLEKFSLSQSGIDNLRRELALLKEEIDTQSQEAQALFDQKLAAKAEELALVAGQLQQLKSASNSMMSQRANMSEECEILQMEIRMRDEQIKEQRQQVDELTTQLNVQKADNSALDDMLRQQKASAEERGVQLQKRLDELKQIKEAMEKHEQQTQKMEHKLSEVRQLADQEKLKQEQSLTAIKQLEQLKSSMEERLAAKLSELEECRRELIEAQSKLKETSQLNAEKDFQLSESTETLSQLWLELEKKSEAYETLLANFALLRTSHESTVAQNELELQAVQAQLDTKKEALKTVEDELKQLQQQVAESDKEGNVQFARLEEKISELNVQTRKAAAALASSQAEVDSKNRQLESTNAALKEVNKDYAESRAEASQLEECLQQISEQLQSELQAERSSSSDLHMKLTKFSEQIASGQKELTSKADAWGQEMLQKEREIQDLRQQLHSSQEALAKLKAESEQREGALEESIRHLKEELAKIQADQQQLSSGTQGTIKELKERLEITNTDLQHKEKMAQEDAQKISDLMTLVEAIQVANANISETNAELSTVLEVLQAEKSETNHIFELFEMEADMNAERLIEKLTGMKEELKETHLQQKAAQKKCKELELKLQQRNESDQELHAELLIATEQMRELEQARIELQETIEMKNLHSADLEVKEKKSDTQLDAQRLSIKELEAKLEEAHEALGKFQADVVKSVMALQQLQKDNEQLEGSLAKKKELVKVLEARLAETTVQLDTQQAENKELLQKLEQTQQKEGVLQEATTEQLQQLKQAKGELQDALNKKDSTVKELGAELKETKSQLDSQRSSLNELQDKLEKAQLKERNVQEEVLKSAEQLRQLQQANEELQTSLQQKQGLLEKGNEFDAQLSEYQKVIDEMDDSAKYKFHEVEVLQKRVHELEAALHKANEYQKTAILESKQMSRQLETIEREKTREILALRAQVNGASPRVVVGDQPEILPMQTENSEAKINFLNSIIADMQQKNDELKAKVQALETQPMDFTKPHAFDIITKRKPAPRLFCDICDEFDKHETEDCPIQASEDRDYSPPPTSETNNNEKKERQLPAPRKYCESCEGNFLCLAAFGHDTSECADEDTY; encoded by the exons ATCTCTATCAAGAGACTGTCAAGCGCTTCACGCGCTCCTCGCTCTCACCCACATCCGACTGGGAACGCTATGCGgcctcgccctcgccctcgctCTCGCGCCGCTCGATCAAATCCGAGACTGGAAGTCGCACATCTT ATGATCATTATCTAGAGGCCACTGGGCGACGTCGCAGCTCAG ATCACAACAGCGTCGTGCTGACAGCCAACACAGAACAGTTTATCATCGGCCAGAAGGTATGGGTTGGTGGTCTCCGTTCCGGACAGATAGCCTACATCGGCGAGACACACTTTGCACCCGGCGAATGGGCGGGCATTGTCCTGGACGAGCCGAATG GTAAAAACGATGGCTATGTGGCGGGCAAGAGGTACTTCCAGTGCGAGCCCAAGCGCGGCATCTTCTCGAGACTTACGCGTCTCACGGTGTACCCCATGTCCGGGGCCCTTACACCCACATCGCCCCTGGCCAAAAACTCTCCTGAACGTTCGCGAACAGTCTCGCCGACGGCCAGCATCCGCAGCTCCATGATGCGCAGTCCTGGAATAGGCA AGAACGGCATGGCTGTGGGCGATCGTGTGATTGTCTCATCGGGCTTTGGCAGTCGTCCGGGAATTCTACGATATCTGGGCGAGACTTCCTTTGCCCCTGGCAACTGGTGCGGTGTTGAGTTGGACGAGGCCAGCGGAAAGAACGACGGAGCTGTAGATGGTATAAG ATACTTTGAGTGCAAGCCAAAGTATGGGGTGTTTGTCCCGATTGCCAAGGTTTCACTGTCGCCGTCGTCGAAGAAATCTCGTCTGTCACGCGCCGGGTCGCGGGAATCCCTCACATCGATCGGCACCATGAACAGCATTGCCACAACGAATACGTCGCGCATGCGCATGAATGCTCAG CAGCGCAATTCGAGCACGCCCGTCAGACCCATTGGCACGACGCCGAAAAACCAATTTTCCATGCAG GACCTCCTGCGCGAGAAGCAACAGCACGTGGAACAGCTGATGATGGAGCGCGAACTGGATCGCGAGGACTCACAGAACCAGGCGCTGCAGCTGCAGAAGAACATCAACGAG CTAAAGTCCAGAATTATCCAATTGGAGTCGGAGTTGGGCGATGAGCGGAAGAAATCGGAGGATTTACAGTTCTCTATAGACGAGGCCCAGTCCTGTAGCGAGGAGTATAAT GCTCAATCCCAGGTGTACAGGAAGAAGATTCACGATCTGGAATCGAAGATCACTAAGCTGGTGTCAG GCACGTCCAGTCTGCAGAGTTTAGCCCCCCAAGCAGCACCACCCACCTCAGACGAAGCAGAGGAGAGCCCACTGCGGGAGGAGATCACCCAACTGCAGGACAAGTTGAGTGCCCAGAAGCAGGAGACTGAGGACCGCCTGGCCGagcagctggaggaggagcagcggCTGCGGGAGAACCTTAAGTACCTGCAAGAGCAGAATGTCATTTTGCAGGCTGAGCTGGTAGCCAAGGACGAGTCGCTGGAGAAGTTCTCTCTGTCGCAGAGCGGCATCGACAATCTGCGCCGGGAACTGGCCCTGCTCAAGGAGGAGATCGACACGCAGTCGCAGGAGGCCCAGGCGCTCTTTGACCAGAAGCTGGCGGCCAAAGCGGAGGAGCTGGCGCTAGTGGCcgggcagctgcagcagctgaaGAGTGCCTCCAATTCGATGATGAGCCAGCGGGCCAACATGTCCGAAGAGTGCGAGATCCTGCAGATGGAAATCCGCATGCGGGACGAACAGATCAAGGAGCAGCGCCAGCAGGTGGACGAGCTAACGACTCAGTTGAATGTGCAGAAGGCGGACAACTCCGCCCTGGACGACATGCTCAGGCAGCAGAAGGCGAGCGCCGAGGAGAGAGGCGTTCAGCTACAGAAGCGCCTCGATGAGCTCAAACAAATAAAGGAGGCTATGGAGAAGCACGAACAGCAGAcgcagaaaatggagcacaaGCTGTCTGAGGTTAGGCAATTGGCGGACCAGGAGAAGCTCAAGCAAGAGCAAAGTCTGACGGCCATCAAGCAACTCGAGCAGCTTAAATCGTCCATGGAGGAGCGGCTGGCCGCCAAGCTATCTGAGCTCGAGGAATGCCGAAGAGAGCTGATCGAGGCGCAGTCCAAGCTCAAAGAGACCAGCCAACTCAATGCCGAAAAGGATTTTCAGCTAAGCGAGTCCACAGAGACGCTATCCCAACtctggctggagctggagaagAAGTCCGAGGCATACGAAACCCTGCTGGCGAACTTTGCATTGCTGAGGACAAGCCACGAATCGACTGTCGCGCAAAATGAGCTGGAGCTGCAAGCTGTCCAAGCGCAGTTGGACACAAAGAAAGAGGCCTTGAAGACGGTCGAGGACGAGCTGaagcaactgcagcagcaggtgGCAGAGTCCGATAAGGAGGGCAACGTGCAGTTCGCCAGGCTGGAGGAGAAGATCTCCGAGCTGAATGTGCAGACAAGGAAAGCTGCGGCAGCTCTCGCCTCCAGCCAGGCGGAAGTAGACTCCAAGAACAGGCAACTGGAAAGTACAAATGCCGCCCTGAAGGAAGTTAACAAA GACTATGCGGAATCTCGAGCAGAGGCTTCGCAGTTAGAAGAATGTCTCCAGCAAATCTCTGAACAGCTTCAATCTGAGCTGCAGGCTGAAAGATCTTCGTCGAGCGACCTTCACATGAAGTTGACAAAATTCAGTGAGCAAATTGCCAGCGGCCAGAAGGAGCTGACCAGCAAGGCCGATGCCTGGGGCCAGGAGATGCTGCAGAAGGAGCGCGAGATTCAGGATCTGCGCCAGCAGCTGCACTCCAGTCAAGAGGCTCTGGCCAAGCTGAAAGCGGAGTCAGAGCAGCGGGAAGGAGCGCTGGAGGAGTCCATCCGGCATCTGAAGGAGGAACTGGCCAAGATCCAGGCGGACCAGCAGCAGTTGAGCAGCGGCACCCAGGGGACCATCAAGGAGCTAAAGGAGCGCCTGGAAATCACAAACACGGATCTCCAACACAAGGAGAAAATGGCCCAGGAAGACGCACAAAAGATCAGCGACCTGATGACCCTGGTGGAGGCCATTCAGGTGGCCAATGCCAATATATCCGAAACCAATGCAGAGCTGTCCACGGTGCTGGAAGTGCTCCAGGCGGAGAAGAGTGAAACGAACCACATCTTCGAGCTGTTCGAAATGGAGGCGGACATGAATGCCGAACGTTTGATCGAGAAGCTAACGGGCATGAAGGAAGAGCTGAAGGAGACCCATCTCCAGCAGAAGGCGGCGCAGAAGAAGTGCAAGGAACTGGAACTCAAGCTGCAGCAACGGAATGAGAGCGATCAGGAACTACATGCAGAGCTCTTGATAGCCACAGAGCAAATGCGTGAGCTGGAGCAGGCAAGGATAGAGCTGCAGGAAACTATAGAAATGAAAAACCTGCATTCCGCAGATCTGGAGgtaaaagaaaagaaatccGACACCCAGTTGGACGCTCAAAGGCTATCCATTAAGGAGCTGGAAGCGAAACTCGAAGAGGCCCATGAGGCGCTTGGCAAATTCCAGGCGGATGTCGTCAAGTCCGTGATGGCACTGCAGCAGTTGCAGAAGGACAATGAACAACTTGAAGGCTCTCTGGCAAAGAAGAAAGAACTTGTTAAAGTATTGGAGGCAAGACTAGCTGAAACTACGGTCCAGTTGGATACCCAACAGGCTGAGAACAAGGAACTCCTGCAGAAACTCGAACAGACCCAGCAAAAGGAGGGAGTCCTACAGGAAGCCACCACAGAACAACTCCAACAGCTAAAACAAGCCAAGGGAGAGCTGCAAGACGCCCTAAACAAGAAAGACAGCACAGTAAAAGAGTTAGGGGCAGAACTAAAGGAAACAAAATCGCAGTTGGACAGCCAAAGAAGTTCCCTCAACGAGCTCCAGGATAAGCTTGAGAAGGCCCAGCTGAAGGAGAGGAATGTTCAAGAGGAGGTCCTCAAATCAGCCGAGCAACTGCGTCAACTCCAGCAGGCCAACGAGGAGCTGCAAACGTCCCTACAGCAGAAGCAAGGTCTTCTGGAAAAGGGCAACGAATTCGATGCCCAGCTGTCGGAATACCAGAAAGTCATCGACGAGATGGATGACTCGGCCAAGTATAAGTTCCATGAGGTGGAAGTGCTCCAAAAGAGAGTCCATGAACTGGAGGCAGCGCTGCACAAGGCCAATGAGTACCAAAAGACAGCGATCCTCGAGTCTAAGCAGATGAGTCGCCAGCTGGAGACCATCGAACGGGAAAAAACCCGGGAGATTCTGGCCCTGAGGGCGCAGGTCAACGGAGCGTCGCCCAGAGTGGTAGTGGGGGATCAGCCCGAG ATCCTTCCCATGCAGACGGAAAACTCAGAGGCCAAGATCAACTTCCTGAACTCCATCATAGCGGATATGCAGCAGAAGAACGATGAGCTCAAGGCCAAGGTTCAGGCGCTGGAAACGCAGCCAATGGACTTCACCAA ACCACATGCCTTTGATATAATTACTAAGCGTAAGCCGGCGCCGCGTCTCTTTTGCGACATTTGTGATGAATTCGACAAGCACGAGACCGAAGACTGTCCGATCCAGGCTAGTGAAGATCGGGATTACTCGCCGCCGCCGACCAGCGAAACAAACAATAATGAGAAAAAGGAACGCCAGCTGCCGGCCCCACGGAAATACTGCGAGAGCTGCGAAG GAAACTTTCTTTGCCTTGCAGCCTTTGGCCACGACACCAGCGAGTGCGCTGATGAAGATACCTATTAG
- the LOC108162024 gene encoding restin homolog isoform X2, giving the protein MSDISPDTPAEGAAATPPAESPAAAAPVEPATESSDSELTVVASRIPAPSIRSNIPTPASFVTGAAPTSRLKAPSNFGSTTSISSVSKIGRPCCNHTTPKSGPPPRDTNSMSRESDDNLSSINSAYTDLYQETVKRFTRSSLSPTSDWERYAASPSPSLSRRSIKSETGSRTSYDHYLEATGRRRSSDHNSVVLTANTEQFIIGQKVWVGGLRSGQIAYIGETHFAPGEWAGIVLDEPNGKNDGYVAGKRYFQCEPKRGIFSRLTRLTVYPMSGALTPTSPLAKNSPERSRTVSPTASIRSSMMRSPGIGKNGMAVGDRVIVSSGFGSRPGILRYLGETSFAPGNWCGVELDEASGKNDGAVDGIRYFECKPKYGVFVPIAKVSLSPSSKKSRLSRAGSRESLTSIGTMNSIATTNTSRMRMNAQQRNSSTPVRPIGTTPKNQFSMQDLLREKQQHVEQLMMERELDREDSQNQALQLQKNINELKSRIIQLESELGDERKKSEDLQFSIDEAQSCSEEYNAQSQVYRKKIHDLESKITKLVSGTSSLQSLAPQAAPPTSDEAEESPLREEITQLQDKLSAQKQETEDRLAEQLEEEQRLRENLKYLQEQNVILQAELVAKDESLEKFSLSQSGIDNLRRELALLKEEIDTQSQEAQALFDQKLAAKAEELALVAGQLQQLKSASNSMMSQRANMSEECEILQMEIRMRDEQIKEQRQQVDELTTQLNVQKADNSALDDMLRQQKASAEERGVQLQKRLDELKQIKEAMEKHEQQTQKMEHKLSEVRQLADQEKLKQEQSLTAIKQLEQLKSSMEERLAAKLSELEECRRELIEAQSKLKETSQLNAEKDFQLSESTETLSQLWLELEKKSEAYETLLANFALLRTSHESTVAQNELELQAVQAQLDTKKEALKTVEDELKQLQQQVAESDKEGNVQFARLEEKISELNVQTRKAAAALASSQAEVDSKNRQLESTNAALKEVNKDYAESRAEASQLEECLQQISEQLQSELQAERSSSSDLHMKLTKFSEQIASGQKELTSKADAWGQEMLQKEREIQDLRQQLHSSQEALAKLKAESEQREGALEESIRHLKEELAKIQADQQQLSSGTQGTIKELKERLEITNTDLQHKEKMAQEDAQKISDLMTLVEAIQVANANISETNAELSTVLEVLQAEKSETNHIFELFEMEADMNAERLIEKLTGMKEELKETHLQQKAAQKKCKELELKLQQRNESDQELHAELLIATEQMRELEQARIELQETIEMKNLHSADLEVKEKKSDTQLDAQRLSIKELEAKLEEAHEALGKFQADVVKSVMALQQLQKDNEQLEGSLAKKKELVKVLEARLAETTVQLDTQQAENKELLQKLEQTQQKEGVLQEATTEQLQQLKQAKGELQDALNKKDSTVKELGAELKETKSQLDSQRSSLNELQDKLEKAQLKERNVQEEVLKSAEQLRQLQQANEELQTSLQQKQGLLEKGNEFDAQLSEYQKVIDEMDDSAKYKFHEVEVLQKRVHELEAALHKANEYQKTAILESKQMSRQLETIEREKTREILALRAQVNGASPRVVVGDQPETENSEAKINFLNSIIADMQQKNDELKAKVQALETQPMDFTKPHAFDIITKRKPAPRLFCDICDEFDKHETEDCPIQASEDRDYSPPPTSETNNNEKKERQLPAPRKYCESCEGNFLCLAAFGHDTSECADEDTY; this is encoded by the exons ATCTCTATCAAGAGACTGTCAAGCGCTTCACGCGCTCCTCGCTCTCACCCACATCCGACTGGGAACGCTATGCGgcctcgccctcgccctcgctCTCGCGCCGCTCGATCAAATCCGAGACTGGAAGTCGCACATCTT ATGATCATTATCTAGAGGCCACTGGGCGACGTCGCAGCTCAG ATCACAACAGCGTCGTGCTGACAGCCAACACAGAACAGTTTATCATCGGCCAGAAGGTATGGGTTGGTGGTCTCCGTTCCGGACAGATAGCCTACATCGGCGAGACACACTTTGCACCCGGCGAATGGGCGGGCATTGTCCTGGACGAGCCGAATG GTAAAAACGATGGCTATGTGGCGGGCAAGAGGTACTTCCAGTGCGAGCCCAAGCGCGGCATCTTCTCGAGACTTACGCGTCTCACGGTGTACCCCATGTCCGGGGCCCTTACACCCACATCGCCCCTGGCCAAAAACTCTCCTGAACGTTCGCGAACAGTCTCGCCGACGGCCAGCATCCGCAGCTCCATGATGCGCAGTCCTGGAATAGGCA AGAACGGCATGGCTGTGGGCGATCGTGTGATTGTCTCATCGGGCTTTGGCAGTCGTCCGGGAATTCTACGATATCTGGGCGAGACTTCCTTTGCCCCTGGCAACTGGTGCGGTGTTGAGTTGGACGAGGCCAGCGGAAAGAACGACGGAGCTGTAGATGGTATAAG ATACTTTGAGTGCAAGCCAAAGTATGGGGTGTTTGTCCCGATTGCCAAGGTTTCACTGTCGCCGTCGTCGAAGAAATCTCGTCTGTCACGCGCCGGGTCGCGGGAATCCCTCACATCGATCGGCACCATGAACAGCATTGCCACAACGAATACGTCGCGCATGCGCATGAATGCTCAG CAGCGCAATTCGAGCACGCCCGTCAGACCCATTGGCACGACGCCGAAAAACCAATTTTCCATGCAG GACCTCCTGCGCGAGAAGCAACAGCACGTGGAACAGCTGATGATGGAGCGCGAACTGGATCGCGAGGACTCACAGAACCAGGCGCTGCAGCTGCAGAAGAACATCAACGAG CTAAAGTCCAGAATTATCCAATTGGAGTCGGAGTTGGGCGATGAGCGGAAGAAATCGGAGGATTTACAGTTCTCTATAGACGAGGCCCAGTCCTGTAGCGAGGAGTATAAT GCTCAATCCCAGGTGTACAGGAAGAAGATTCACGATCTGGAATCGAAGATCACTAAGCTGGTGTCAG GCACGTCCAGTCTGCAGAGTTTAGCCCCCCAAGCAGCACCACCCACCTCAGACGAAGCAGAGGAGAGCCCACTGCGGGAGGAGATCACCCAACTGCAGGACAAGTTGAGTGCCCAGAAGCAGGAGACTGAGGACCGCCTGGCCGagcagctggaggaggagcagcggCTGCGGGAGAACCTTAAGTACCTGCAAGAGCAGAATGTCATTTTGCAGGCTGAGCTGGTAGCCAAGGACGAGTCGCTGGAGAAGTTCTCTCTGTCGCAGAGCGGCATCGACAATCTGCGCCGGGAACTGGCCCTGCTCAAGGAGGAGATCGACACGCAGTCGCAGGAGGCCCAGGCGCTCTTTGACCAGAAGCTGGCGGCCAAAGCGGAGGAGCTGGCGCTAGTGGCcgggcagctgcagcagctgaaGAGTGCCTCCAATTCGATGATGAGCCAGCGGGCCAACATGTCCGAAGAGTGCGAGATCCTGCAGATGGAAATCCGCATGCGGGACGAACAGATCAAGGAGCAGCGCCAGCAGGTGGACGAGCTAACGACTCAGTTGAATGTGCAGAAGGCGGACAACTCCGCCCTGGACGACATGCTCAGGCAGCAGAAGGCGAGCGCCGAGGAGAGAGGCGTTCAGCTACAGAAGCGCCTCGATGAGCTCAAACAAATAAAGGAGGCTATGGAGAAGCACGAACAGCAGAcgcagaaaatggagcacaaGCTGTCTGAGGTTAGGCAATTGGCGGACCAGGAGAAGCTCAAGCAAGAGCAAAGTCTGACGGCCATCAAGCAACTCGAGCAGCTTAAATCGTCCATGGAGGAGCGGCTGGCCGCCAAGCTATCTGAGCTCGAGGAATGCCGAAGAGAGCTGATCGAGGCGCAGTCCAAGCTCAAAGAGACCAGCCAACTCAATGCCGAAAAGGATTTTCAGCTAAGCGAGTCCACAGAGACGCTATCCCAACtctggctggagctggagaagAAGTCCGAGGCATACGAAACCCTGCTGGCGAACTTTGCATTGCTGAGGACAAGCCACGAATCGACTGTCGCGCAAAATGAGCTGGAGCTGCAAGCTGTCCAAGCGCAGTTGGACACAAAGAAAGAGGCCTTGAAGACGGTCGAGGACGAGCTGaagcaactgcagcagcaggtgGCAGAGTCCGATAAGGAGGGCAACGTGCAGTTCGCCAGGCTGGAGGAGAAGATCTCCGAGCTGAATGTGCAGACAAGGAAAGCTGCGGCAGCTCTCGCCTCCAGCCAGGCGGAAGTAGACTCCAAGAACAGGCAACTGGAAAGTACAAATGCCGCCCTGAAGGAAGTTAACAAA GACTATGCGGAATCTCGAGCAGAGGCTTCGCAGTTAGAAGAATGTCTCCAGCAAATCTCTGAACAGCTTCAATCTGAGCTGCAGGCTGAAAGATCTTCGTCGAGCGACCTTCACATGAAGTTGACAAAATTCAGTGAGCAAATTGCCAGCGGCCAGAAGGAGCTGACCAGCAAGGCCGATGCCTGGGGCCAGGAGATGCTGCAGAAGGAGCGCGAGATTCAGGATCTGCGCCAGCAGCTGCACTCCAGTCAAGAGGCTCTGGCCAAGCTGAAAGCGGAGTCAGAGCAGCGGGAAGGAGCGCTGGAGGAGTCCATCCGGCATCTGAAGGAGGAACTGGCCAAGATCCAGGCGGACCAGCAGCAGTTGAGCAGCGGCACCCAGGGGACCATCAAGGAGCTAAAGGAGCGCCTGGAAATCACAAACACGGATCTCCAACACAAGGAGAAAATGGCCCAGGAAGACGCACAAAAGATCAGCGACCTGATGACCCTGGTGGAGGCCATTCAGGTGGCCAATGCCAATATATCCGAAACCAATGCAGAGCTGTCCACGGTGCTGGAAGTGCTCCAGGCGGAGAAGAGTGAAACGAACCACATCTTCGAGCTGTTCGAAATGGAGGCGGACATGAATGCCGAACGTTTGATCGAGAAGCTAACGGGCATGAAGGAAGAGCTGAAGGAGACCCATCTCCAGCAGAAGGCGGCGCAGAAGAAGTGCAAGGAACTGGAACTCAAGCTGCAGCAACGGAATGAGAGCGATCAGGAACTACATGCAGAGCTCTTGATAGCCACAGAGCAAATGCGTGAGCTGGAGCAGGCAAGGATAGAGCTGCAGGAAACTATAGAAATGAAAAACCTGCATTCCGCAGATCTGGAGgtaaaagaaaagaaatccGACACCCAGTTGGACGCTCAAAGGCTATCCATTAAGGAGCTGGAAGCGAAACTCGAAGAGGCCCATGAGGCGCTTGGCAAATTCCAGGCGGATGTCGTCAAGTCCGTGATGGCACTGCAGCAGTTGCAGAAGGACAATGAACAACTTGAAGGCTCTCTGGCAAAGAAGAAAGAACTTGTTAAAGTATTGGAGGCAAGACTAGCTGAAACTACGGTCCAGTTGGATACCCAACAGGCTGAGAACAAGGAACTCCTGCAGAAACTCGAACAGACCCAGCAAAAGGAGGGAGTCCTACAGGAAGCCACCACAGAACAACTCCAACAGCTAAAACAAGCCAAGGGAGAGCTGCAAGACGCCCTAAACAAGAAAGACAGCACAGTAAAAGAGTTAGGGGCAGAACTAAAGGAAACAAAATCGCAGTTGGACAGCCAAAGAAGTTCCCTCAACGAGCTCCAGGATAAGCTTGAGAAGGCCCAGCTGAAGGAGAGGAATGTTCAAGAGGAGGTCCTCAAATCAGCCGAGCAACTGCGTCAACTCCAGCAGGCCAACGAGGAGCTGCAAACGTCCCTACAGCAGAAGCAAGGTCTTCTGGAAAAGGGCAACGAATTCGATGCCCAGCTGTCGGAATACCAGAAAGTCATCGACGAGATGGATGACTCGGCCAAGTATAAGTTCCATGAGGTGGAAGTGCTCCAAAAGAGAGTCCATGAACTGGAGGCAGCGCTGCACAAGGCCAATGAGTACCAAAAGACAGCGATCCTCGAGTCTAAGCAGATGAGTCGCCAGCTGGAGACCATCGAACGGGAAAAAACCCGGGAGATTCTGGCCCTGAGGGCGCAGGTCAACGGAGCGTCGCCCAGAGTGGTAGTGGGGGATCAGCCCGAG ACGGAAAACTCAGAGGCCAAGATCAACTTCCTGAACTCCATCATAGCGGATATGCAGCAGAAGAACGATGAGCTCAAGGCCAAGGTTCAGGCGCTGGAAACGCAGCCAATGGACTTCACCAA ACCACATGCCTTTGATATAATTACTAAGCGTAAGCCGGCGCCGCGTCTCTTTTGCGACATTTGTGATGAATTCGACAAGCACGAGACCGAAGACTGTCCGATCCAGGCTAGTGAAGATCGGGATTACTCGCCGCCGCCGACCAGCGAAACAAACAATAATGAGAAAAAGGAACGCCAGCTGCCGGCCCCACGGAAATACTGCGAGAGCTGCGAAG GAAACTTTCTTTGCCTTGCAGCCTTTGGCCACGACACCAGCGAGTGCGCTGATGAAGATACCTATTAG